In Pseudonocardia sp. C8, one genomic interval encodes:
- the mraY gene encoding phospho-N-acetylmuramoyl-pentapeptide-transferase: MALAVSILLTPYLIRFFAKQGFGQEIREEGPQSHQSKRGTPTMGGVAILVAIWVGYLGSHGFTQEPITASALLVLFLTTALGLVGFLDDFLKIRRQRNLGLNKTSKIVGQVLTATIFGILAVRFANERNLTPASESLSFVRDITVLSFGVVGFVLLCNLIVAAWSNAVNLTDGLDGLAAGTAAMVLGTYVIIAFWQFRNSCGVAASAGCYEVRDPLDIGLVAAAAMGGCIGFLWWNAAPARIFMGDTGSLALGGLLAGLSMVTRTELLLVVIGGVFVVEALSVSLQIVVFRTARRRLFRMAPFHHHFELAGWAETTVIIRFWLLAAICAALGLGIFYSEWLAASGSA, from the coding sequence ATGGCGCTCGCGGTGTCCATCCTGCTCACGCCGTACCTGATCCGGTTCTTCGCCAAGCAGGGCTTCGGGCAGGAGATCCGCGAGGAGGGCCCGCAGAGCCACCAGTCGAAGCGGGGCACCCCGACCATGGGCGGGGTGGCGATCCTGGTCGCCATCTGGGTCGGCTACCTGGGCTCGCACGGGTTCACCCAGGAACCGATCACCGCGTCGGCGCTGCTCGTGCTGTTCCTGACGACCGCGCTGGGGCTGGTCGGGTTCCTCGACGACTTCCTCAAGATCCGCCGCCAGCGCAACCTGGGCCTCAACAAGACCTCGAAGATCGTCGGGCAGGTGCTCACGGCGACGATCTTCGGGATCCTCGCGGTCCGGTTCGCGAACGAGCGCAACCTGACCCCCGCCTCGGAGAGCCTGTCGTTCGTGCGGGACATCACCGTGCTGAGCTTCGGCGTCGTCGGGTTCGTGCTGCTGTGCAACCTGATCGTCGCGGCCTGGTCGAACGCGGTGAACCTCACCGACGGCCTCGACGGGCTCGCCGCCGGCACCGCGGCGATGGTGCTGGGCACCTACGTGATCATCGCGTTCTGGCAGTTCCGCAACAGCTGCGGCGTCGCCGCGTCGGCCGGCTGCTACGAGGTCCGCGACCCGCTGGACATCGGCCTGGTCGCCGCGGCCGCGATGGGCGGCTGCATCGGCTTCCTGTGGTGGAACGCCGCCCCGGCCCGGATCTTCATGGGCGACACCGGCTCGCTGGCCCTGGGCGGGCTGCTGGCCGGCCTGTCCATGGTGACCCGCACCGAGCTGCTGCTCGTCGTGATCGGCGGCGTGTTCGTGGTCGAGGCGCTGTCGGTGTCGCTGCAGATCGTGGTGTTCCGCACGGCCCGGCGACGGCTGTTCCGGATGGCGCCGTTCCACCACCACTTCGAGCTCGCCGGCTGGGCCGAGACCACGGTCATCATCCGGTTCTGGCTGCTCGCGGCGATCTGCGCGGCGCTCGGGCTGGGGATCTTCTACAGCGAGTGGCTCGCGGCCTCGGGATCGGCGTGA
- the ftsW gene encoding putative lipid II flippase FtsW — protein MSPAAPAARTAAAGVQGGVRRLRRWLRRPLTSLHLILGVFGLLTLFGLVMVLSASAVSAGSSYSVFTRQLMFCGVGLVLFYIGVRVPPRRLRAAAPVLLIIGLVALVAVLIPGIGVVRGGARSWFAFGPVSLQPSEGVKIALTLWGAHVLVARRAVMHRWKHALNPVVPVTLLIFTLLVLEPDLGMTISIGIVMLALLYFGGAPMKLLALIAVGGLAGAVLLGLTAGYRASRITAFLSPATSDPLGPAYQATQALYALADGGLFGVGLGQGRAKWDYLPNAHNDFIFAIIGEELGFVGAFAVLALFATLAYTGMRIAARNTDPWLRIVVATSTTGLVVQASINIGYVVGLLPVTGLQLPLISSGGTSLVVTMFLFGLLTSAARHEPEAIAALRKDGQGRVAKLLRLPLPEPYRAPGPASRWAAR, from the coding sequence GTGAGCCCGGCCGCCCCGGCCGCGCGGACGGCCGCGGCCGGCGTCCAGGGCGGGGTGCGCCGGCTGCGGCGCTGGCTGCGCAGGCCGCTCACCTCGCTGCACCTGATCCTCGGGGTGTTCGGGCTGCTGACCCTGTTCGGGCTGGTCATGGTGCTGTCGGCGTCGGCGGTGTCGGCCGGCTCGTCGTACTCGGTGTTCACCCGGCAGCTGATGTTCTGCGGGGTCGGCCTGGTGCTGTTCTACATCGGGGTGCGGGTGCCGCCGCGGCGGCTGCGCGCCGCGGCGCCGGTGCTGCTCATCATCGGGCTCGTCGCGCTGGTCGCGGTGCTGATCCCCGGCATCGGTGTGGTCCGTGGCGGTGCCCGGTCCTGGTTCGCGTTCGGTCCGGTGTCCCTGCAGCCCTCCGAGGGCGTGAAGATCGCGCTGACGCTGTGGGGCGCGCACGTCCTCGTCGCCCGGCGCGCGGTGATGCACCGCTGGAAGCACGCGCTGAACCCGGTCGTCCCGGTCACGCTGCTGATCTTCACGTTGCTGGTGCTGGAGCCCGACCTCGGCATGACGATCTCGATCGGGATCGTCATGCTCGCGCTCCTGTACTTCGGCGGTGCCCCGATGAAGCTGCTCGCGCTGATCGCCGTCGGCGGGCTCGCGGGCGCGGTGCTGCTCGGCCTGACCGCCGGGTACCGGGCGAGCCGGATCACCGCGTTCCTGTCACCGGCCACCTCCGACCCGCTCGGCCCCGCTTACCAGGCGACGCAGGCGCTGTACGCCCTGGCCGACGGCGGCCTGTTCGGCGTCGGCCTCGGCCAGGGGCGGGCGAAGTGGGACTACCTGCCCAACGCACACAACGACTTCATCTTCGCGATCATCGGTGAGGAGCTGGGCTTCGTCGGCGCGTTCGCCGTGCTGGCGCTGTTCGCCACGCTCGCCTACACCGGGATGCGGATCGCGGCCCGCAACACCGATCCGTGGCTCCGCATCGTGGTCGCGACGTCGACGACGGGCCTGGTCGTCCAGGCCTCGATCAACATCGGGTACGTCGTGGGGCTGCTGCCGGTGACCGGGCTGCAGCTCCCGCTGATCTCCTCCGGCGGCACGTCGCTGGTGGTGACCATGTTCCTGTTCGGGCTGCTCACGAGTGCGGCCCGGCACGAGCCGGAGGCGATCGCCGCACTCCGGAAGGACGGGCAGGGCCGCGTGGCGAAGCTGCTGCGGCTCCCGCTGCCGGAGCCCTACCGGGCACCGGGACCGGCGTCGCGGTGGGCGGCGCGCTGA
- the murD gene encoding UDP-N-acetylmuramoyl-L-alanine--D-glutamate ligase: MTDHPVLVAGAGISGLAAAVALRDTGATVYVSDDAPAALDALPDGVRAWRSEGLPDGVGTVVTSPGRRPDHPLVARAAAAGAEVIGEPELAWRLGARRAVPPVWLVVTGTNGKTTTTEMLAAILRTAGLSSIACGNIGHPVVSAVAEGHDVLAVELSSFQLHWSPSVRPAAGVVLNVADDHLDWHGGPAGYAAAKARALVGDVAVAGVDDPVAARLLAAAPAPRRVGVTLGVPGPDQLGVDGGMLVDRAFGGGELVAADAVVPPGPPGITDALAAAALARAHGVAAAHIGAALSAFTPGPHRSAPAGELDGVRYLDDSKATNPHAADASLAAIAARYPGARAVWVVGGLLKGVAPDTLGELAAAHASRLAGVVVIGTDREPIVEALVRHAPGLPVEEVRPGDHDGMAPPDQQDPGPTDPMPEAVRRAAALARPGDVVLLAPAAASMDQFRDYAHRGDAFAAAVAGLAATRTGGTR; the protein is encoded by the coding sequence GTGACGGACCACCCGGTGCTGGTGGCCGGCGCCGGGATCTCCGGGCTGGCCGCCGCGGTCGCGCTGCGCGACACCGGGGCGACGGTGTACGTCTCGGACGACGCGCCGGCCGCGCTGGACGCGCTGCCGGACGGCGTCCGGGCCTGGCGCTCCGAGGGGCTGCCGGACGGTGTCGGCACGGTCGTCACGTCCCCGGGCCGCCGCCCCGACCACCCCCTGGTCGCCCGGGCGGCCGCCGCGGGCGCCGAGGTGATCGGCGAGCCGGAGCTGGCCTGGCGGCTCGGTGCCCGCCGCGCCGTCCCGCCCGTCTGGCTGGTCGTCACCGGCACCAACGGCAAGACGACGACCACCGAGATGCTCGCCGCGATCCTGCGCACCGCGGGGCTGTCCTCGATCGCCTGCGGGAACATCGGCCATCCGGTGGTGTCGGCGGTGGCCGAGGGCCACGACGTCCTCGCGGTCGAGCTGTCCAGCTTCCAGCTGCACTGGTCGCCGTCGGTCCGGCCGGCGGCCGGTGTCGTGCTCAACGTCGCCGACGACCACCTCGACTGGCACGGCGGGCCGGCCGGCTACGCGGCGGCCAAGGCGCGCGCCCTGGTCGGGGACGTCGCCGTCGCCGGGGTGGACGACCCGGTCGCGGCCCGGCTGCTGGCCGCGGCACCGGCCCCGCGGCGGGTCGGGGTCACCCTGGGCGTGCCGGGGCCGGACCAGCTCGGCGTCGACGGCGGGATGCTGGTCGACCGCGCGTTCGGCGGGGGAGAGCTCGTGGCGGCGGACGCCGTCGTCCCGCCCGGGCCACCCGGGATCACCGACGCGCTCGCCGCCGCCGCGCTGGCCCGCGCGCACGGTGTCGCGGCCGCCCACATCGGGGCGGCGCTGTCGGCGTTCACCCCGGGGCCGCACCGCAGCGCACCCGCGGGGGAGCTCGACGGCGTCCGCTACCTGGACGACTCGAAGGCCACCAACCCGCACGCCGCCGATGCGTCCCTGGCCGCGATCGCCGCCCGGTATCCCGGCGCGCGGGCGGTCTGGGTGGTCGGCGGGCTCCTCAAGGGGGTCGCCCCGGACACGCTCGGCGAGCTGGCCGCCGCGCACGCGTCCCGGCTGGCCGGCGTCGTCGTCATCGGGACGGACCGGGAACCGATCGTCGAGGCGCTGGTCCGACACGCCCCCGGCCTCCCGGTCGAGGAGGTCCGACCGGGTGACCATGACGGTATGGCGCCCCCTGACCAGCAGGACCCCGGCCCCACCGACCCGATGCCCGAGGCGGTGCGCCGCGCGGCGGCGCTCGCCCGGCCGGGTGACGTCGTGCTCCTGGCCCCCGCGGCCGCCTCGATGGACCAGTTCCGGGACTACGCCCACCGCGGCGACGCGTTCGCGGCGGCGGTCGCCGGTCTCGCGGCGACCCGTACCGGGGGAACCCGGTGA